The genomic region tctatttttttaaaggattcTGGACGGAAAATCATATAAGGCGTATgttaaagaaaaagaagaagctAAGAAAATTTATAATCAAGCAGTATCTCAGGGTATTAGTGCAGCATATGTCGCTACTAAGTAAGTTTAGACTCATCATTATTCAAAATTTATGTTCATCAAGTATTCACTGTATTAGTAGAATTGTCTTTATATTGCGAAAGTTTTCTACGAAAATCTCAAGAAGCTTTTGCTTTGCCCTTCAATCAAGGGCCCTGGCACGCATTGTAAGAAATTCTTCACTTTGGAGCCCCGACTACCGTTTGCTTCGGTCCTTTCCCGCACCACtgtaataatgttttattttattttttgtacttaagtatttaaataatatatgcaaaatagaaatatttgaaACAGGGCTCGCGACTCCAACCAGTTCGTGGTGTCAGCCAACGTGGAAGGTAATACTACAGCAGTCTTCGACTTAAGATACGAGGAATTCCTGGAACGTAGGAACGGGTTGTACAACCACGATATCAATCTGCATCCTGGTACTTTAGTACCAAAATTGGAAGTAGTTGTCCATATCAGAGAATCGCAGAAGATTACTAAACTTCATGTTCCTGAAATCAGAACTGGCAACGAAGTTGATGCAACAGAGGAAGATCGGCGTGAGTAGAAACTAAATCTTACTTTAATAATCTTACATTTGTTATCATTTTTTGTATGGTTTTTGGAATGACAAAGAAAAATACTAGTGCTACATGCTGTAACATGCTGTTAAGTATAAAATATCCATCCAATATTTGATACTGTTAAAATGTATAGCTTTATTTTACTTGAAGGTCTGACTTCAAATATGAATATACCGAGATCAAGGAGCTTTTGTCTAAGATTGGGACACGTGAGAAATCAATGCAGCAATGTTCTgatttttgttgaaataattatctttttatttatttacaaaatgagCACAACGGTTTCGCAAGGGTGAGCTTACTTAATCCATagacaaaattataatataagagTGTGTAATACCACAGTTTAACATTTCAAGGCTGTGGTAATACTCTGGTTATGCTACGATACATAATAACTTCCTTGTGAAAAGTTCTGAATGAGAATGAAACTCGGTTCCCAATTATTTACAGAAAACTCGAAAGCGGTTATTGTAAGAGGAGCTGACAAAGGAGAGATAACCATCACTTTTACTCCTGATCTTGAGGAACAAAAGAGACTTGCTGAAATATACGTGGTatgtttgaatattttttccagtATTGTTACAGATGTGGGTACATTTGTTTCGCCTTCAAAAATCAGAAATatataatgattataatatacctagtatctatctattattgagTACAAATGAACAGAATTTCAATTCTCCCTTTcaacacttgtatagtttttttttttttaccttttctaTGACTTTTGTCATTACTTTTCTCAGGAGAAAACTAAAGAAAAAAGTTCACCTGGAAGGAATACCAGCGATAAAGAGAACAAGCGAGACAGTACCGCGCTTGGACAGTTTGTAGTGCAGTACGATGTAGAACAATCTAATAATGGTGAAATCTTTGTAAGTTTAATGTTCTTCCTTGGGCTACCTACCGCTATGATGCTTTTAAACTTGCTCTTTTGATGTAGTACCTTTTCCAAACAAACTTCTTTCTCCATACAAAGGTACGCCTTTAATTGTTGTTCTATATCTAAAACTAaatcatatatttatttatatctccATTATCTATGCTCTAAAACAAGAAATGTAGTTAAATTCATTTACTTCTCAAattatatttgttttgaaagttATGGCCCTTGAAAAATCTCTAAGCCAAAGTTTTAGGCGACTTAACTGTGCGAATATAAACCATAGAGACTATAGGCTTCAAGGCAAGCTTTACTTTAtcataatttcaaatgtcttcagcctaaaaaatatttactaaattgcaaaaaaaataatgtaacatCAAACGTAGATTCGCGTTGTTCACACATCACGCGACTCACTCTTGAGTATGTACCGTCCGTAAATGTTGACTGCAATAGCTTGCTCTCACGATCGACTTGGAGCGACCATAGAGAGCACCCTTAACGTAAATATCTCATGTTTCAGGTAAACGAAGGGTATTTCGGTCACTTTTTTGCCCCTTCTTCATTGTATCCATTGAGTAAATATGTGGTATTCGTGCTTGATACTTCGGGATCCATGATGGGCCGCAAAATCGAGCAACTGCATAGTGCCATGAATGCCATACTCTCCGACCTCAATCCAAATGACCGCTTCAGCATGGTCGAATTTAACTACGGTGTTACGGTAACGTTGTCATTGTACCtacgttttataataatatctagggCTGTAACCATAATCCAACGTGTGTCGTTGTCTTTATTCTTTACTAATACCTACTTTAGTAGTTTTTACCTATCTAAACCACCATCTACTCTATGATCTATTAAGTGGGTACTGATCACAGATAAGCTGATTTCATGGTACGGATAGTAAGTAAACAAAAAAGTATAGAGTAAGTTCTTGagcaagtaaaaataaataattgaatatcTCTTTAATCAAGTTCCCTTCGAAGTTTCTAAAACCAGAGCATATAATGTCCGTTACCATGATAAAGCTAACATGCATTAATTAATAACGATATTTGATACATCTTTAATGTGCTGTTAACAGGTTCACGATTTGAACAAAACCGATCAAGCGGCTCCTACGAGGTCTCCCATCATACTAAACCCAAACGTCAACTCCCTTAATACTAGTGTTACATTGGTGCCACCCTTTATTGCCTCACCCGAAAACATTGCTAAAGCAAAAGTTATTGTGTCCAAACTAAAGGCTTCTGGAGGTAATTTAACTTCTCATGTATTTCTTCAATAGATATAAAGAGGACCTAATGAATTAAGaatttaatagaaaaaaattcacaTCAAATTATAGAAATCGCTTTCGAATTATCAAATCAAGCTGGTTCGGATCCCAGTGACTTAACATCTAAGCATAAGAAAGGGGTAGCAGAAGGTTCACTAATTACTTAACTTGCACTTGCATTGTACACGAAAACAAGTATATAAAAATGCATAAATACATAGACAGCCAAATACTGGCTGAGCTGAACAGGTTGGAGCTCACAGTCGCGTCGTACGCATAAGTGTGAGTTATCAGTGCTCACGCGTTGTATTTTGCGAAACTTCGTCGTGTATTTTGTTTTGTAGCCCTAAGTAGGATGACGGGCTCAGAAGAGAAGAAGAActcctcgatagctcaacggttgaggagcggactgtaGGTtcgcggttcaaaccccactcgttgcactattgtcgtacccactcctagctatacgttaattggaggggaaaggggagtatcagtcatgattagcatggctaatattcattttttttacgaGTACTTGTCTCAAAACTTGTGACGGATTTCCCGCAAAATTTTATTGACCcggtttttatcaataaaaatcaGGTTAGTACAATTTCTCatgatagtaataatattatgtccactTCGGGTTTCAACTATGTCCTCAGTCCTTACCATTAAGCTATTAATCGATTATGGATGTTAATCGTAGGCACCAAATAAGTAGTCATTGAACTCCTTCTCGAAAAATTTCAACTTCTCAATCCTAAAGTTCGTGTACACATTAACCATGAGAATATAATATAGAgattgtgaataaaataaaaccgtttaacttaaaacttataatttatgttaatttaCTTGTTTATGTCTGAACAGGTACCAATATATACGATGCACTGGATGTGGCCTTAAATTTGGTAATAAAGGGTGTTGATCTGGAAACCGAAAAAGATCTGATAAGTGAAGAAAGCGACTGTGATGTTGGATATTATTATGACGATTTACTGGAAGAATACTGTAAGTGTTTCACCTTTATTCTGAATACTTTTAGGCTCCGTAGTAAAACCAGGAGGCGAAGGAGAGTTTTATTTCCTCTAGTGGACGGACgtccagtctgtctgtctgtgtttcacagccattttaaaaataaactatgaaaTTAAAGTCCTCGAGTGATACTTTGTTGGAtagatatattaaaattattttgaagtaacTTATAATGTATTTTATGGAAAAAAACCTTTTATTGTTTATCGATTAAGAAAATTATAAATGATGCCTTGCGTGGCTGCGGAACACTACCTTAAATGCGTGTTCTTACTTCTGATACGTAACCAGTTTACTTAACAGAGGTTCTAAAATCGGAAgtcgtaggtatatatttttttaatggattGAACTCTTTACATTTGTGTACATATTTGCTGAGCTCATATTGTTATTATCAATGTGCGTCTAAAGCCTTTGTCTATCATGAACAAAGATTTTTTGGGTATTTACTTTAGACACTGAATATCATGCACATAATATGGTGTACATATTTACAGAGCTGATGTTGaggaaatatattattttccttttattttcttGGTACGTATGTATCattaatcatcattattattgatATACTACATTGTTGTGGggtaaatttaattaaacaacTTTTTTGTATGTGAACACTATTTTTGCGTGAGCAATTTCACActttaaatgtaggtaggtacctagatttaACTTCCTTTATACTTTCATCACCATTTCACAATGACCAATTGTCTAAATGCCCTATCGTGTCATTACCACTTCAAATAGTTAATATATATATCGCTTGAtaacaggtaggtagatacctatacctatctaattacttTATTACATACATTCATAGTTTCTATCTCTATCTATATAAGAAATCTatcgattttaattattctttcaCCATTTTAGAGCTACAAGTAACATAGGCCTTatcttttatgtatttttatgtttagATGAGCTGGAACCAGTCATCATCTTCCTCACCGACGGCGAGCCAACTGTGGCTGAAACTAATACCAATCGGATCATCTCTTACATTACTGAGAAGAACTCTGGAGACAATCGGGCGTCCTTGTACTCACTCGCTTTTGGTAGGTCCTGTGGTTTTTTCTAGCATCTTGTATGCGCAAGTGGGAGCTCCTCTTGCCTCCATTCCCATCACTCTCTTAGTTCGATGGGGCATGTGCAATTTGACAGGACCAGAACGAGATCAGGCGCAGAGCTAACAGCTTTACGAGTTCACCAGCACACAGTAGATGTGTTGATGCAGCACATAGGAGGTAGGTGGTCCGCTTATTGCTTGACTAGACTAACGCCACAATTGAAATCCATAATTAGTGTCAAAAATAGGCCCTCTTTAGTGGGGAGTGGAGACGGATCATCAAGCGAGCCACAGCTGAAATCATGAACACGACCACTCTGCCAAGACTGTAGCGCCTACAAAAAAAAGAAGAAGTCTAACAAAGCAGTCAAATAACTACAGACCACTTTTGTCTGAGACcgattattatgttattattatccAACAGCGTACGAATGTAGACGGTGAGAAGAGATGTTTGATTTTTGGCTCAATGCGTCACATTGAGTCTTCGTTATGCACAAGGATGCTCTATAAATCCAGATTAAATTCCAATCAAAAAAACTTTGATTtccaagaaaaataaattgtgacTGGAACAAGCACATTGTACAGGTGAAAGTGCGGACCGCGCGTTCTTGCGCAAGCTGTCGCTGCGCAACGAGGGCTTCATGCGGCACATCTACGAGGCGGCGGACGCGGCGCTGCAGCTGCACCACTTCTACCGACAGGTGTCCTCGCCGCTCCTCTCCCACGTGCAGTTCTTCTACCCTCAAGAACAGGTACCTAGTTATCATAACATGCTCTCAAGCTTACATCCAAACTCTCAAGTCTTTAAGTCACATCAAGGTACCTACTGCATCTGTTGTGGTACCCGACCTGTGACCTATGACCCATTTTTAAGGGACCCATTAGATTCTGCATCAGTCCATTTCATGAATCATAAGCGCTAAACTATTATCATCCTTTACACAAAATCTTGCAAAAGAATTCCgttacaaattagcccttgactgcgatttcacctggtgatgatgcagtctaggattaaagtgggctaacttggaaagggtatgCCAGTTTTAATAAACCCATGCCCCTTATCgttttctacgcggcatcgtaccggaacgctaaatcgtttggtgCCACAGGCTTTGCAGGTAGGGTGGTAAGTAGTCACGgcagaagcctcccaccatACTAAACCAGAGATAATTTAGGAATTAAAAATTCCCCTGCTAGGAGTCGAACCCGGAACCATCCATTTATACTGTAACTTATCACTAACTATTATCACTCATCGCTCATCGCTCATCACTGTGCAAGGAACCAAGTGGACTAGAAAgcttagagattgtgtacagtTGAACTAGCGctaatatttgtttctagataAAAGAAGAGACAGTGAGTCGTAACCGATTCCGTGTAATTAACGCTGGCTCCGAGGTGGTAGTGGTGGGACAGATCGAAGAAGACGCAACCGAGATCACGCCACAAGTTACCGGCTTCTATGGCAGTGAAAACGGCCTCGGCAGGGTATGTGACCACTGAAAATGTGTCGAATCAGCTTTACTACCGTTTTGCGATAAAAATGCGATTTAGTTTAGacgtttatgtttatttttttagtttttggttTTTAGTCGTTTGTGGATGTCGAAAAACGTTACCACAAACTAGAGAATCACTTAGATAAGTCTAAAGATGCTTTCAGAATATACCAAAATTGTATAagaaaatattcatattatggTGTATTATTGTAACAGATTCGTTACGAAGTATTCCCAAGAGTTCCCGTGAAATGCAGGAAGGATAATTACTTGCCTCTGGAGCGCATGTGGGCCCACCTCACCATCAAGCAGCTGCTGGACTTGCGTGACGCTGGTGACGATCAGAGCACCAATGCCACCAGCGCGGCTGAGAAGCAAGCTTTGGCGTTAGCACTCAAGGTGCCTACTTAGCACTCAAACACACACAAAtgtctctatttttttttttaagaaagaacattagccatgctaatcatgactcctctttcccctccaattaagcgtaaagcttgtgctaggagtgggtacgacaatagtgcaacgggtggggtttgaaccgccgacctttcggaatttagtcCGCCCCtcaaaccgttgagctatcgaggctttaaaaaaaaagttatgataCACAGCCATTCACATTGAGAATTAAACTCTCGCCTACGGCCTCGGGTATCAAATATTGAGCCCTTTTTGAGCGTCGTAGAGACTAGTTTTTATTATACCGCACGATGCATACTTTAACAAGTAGGTAGGACTTCTCCTTGCAAAAAAGTAAAACCATTATGAAAACGTTAGGTAGGTAAAGTATGAAATACGAAATATAAAGTACGAAATTATTGAGGAAACGAAGCGAAGAAGAAATAATCATTCAttagaaaaatatacctaacctGCGCTTCATGATCAAATTTTTTTTGGCCTGTATAATAAAAAGGTTTATTaggttagtataataataatctctATCCACAGAAAGAAGTATATCGCTCTCTCTGTAACTTAATCTCATACAATTAATGATAGAGACGCGAGAGATCAATCACAAACGCGTTTTCAAAAAACGTTCAAaatcaattcgaaaacatagtttcgatgttggttggtgactcaaaatggctAGATCCCAGATTTTTGTCTCtcttatttgtatgggattaggtaacagagagagcgctatactaacttctttccatggatagagaggtacaataattttatacttgTTCAATGAAGTACTAATCTGTTCTAGTATGAGTTCGTAACACCTCTGACGTCACTAGTAGTAGTCAAGCCGAACGCAACCAACTCAGTTGACGTCGAGTCCGTTGACAAGCTACGTAAGTGTAAAGGTTCCAGTACACATTATCCCAATACATTCGACAAGTGCCGGACAATGTGTAAACTGCAAACACTATTTCCGAGATTATGTGGCAAGATCATTTAATGTTTGAATGAAAACCAACAAAAACCGCAAGCCGGCCAGCGCATATGCAGCGAGAAGCCTAAATATTAGTCCTGTACATGTTCGCCGACTGCATTGGCCAATTACGTTGGGTTAATGTGTACAAGATTTTTAATGTTCTTTATTTAACTCCTAATTACTACAGCGGCTCCATCGCAAGCCGAATTGAGCTTGTGCTGGtgtcaaattcaaatatttgtatttcataTTTGTAGTCATAGGCGAACATGAAGGCAAacttgcatcatcacttgccagcaggtctgttTGCAAGCTCAacctattaattaaaaaaaaatacgttccAATGGAACTTGCAGCAATTGTCTTAAGCTATGGTTTCCTCCAACAGCGGTGCCGTTTTTAAACGGACGCAATGTGATGACCGCAAAAAGACGGCCGTAAACATGTGGAATGTTCGGGACTGCATTGACCGTTTTATTACGGTGAACAGACCACAAAGTACGTGTCAATGGTTGAAAATGGACGAACTTGATTTAACGTTACTCGTATATTTGGAAGATGAACAATCATCAGAAGACGAAAATAGTCTAATctttatgttttacattatatagcacatcatgaacccgcacaaaatcaattaaaatttcatcatcctcgctggtccagttgatgaaactcattttgaacaaaaaatattttaaaatggcacgcaaattaatattacgcttgaaaataccttcaccgctatgaaaaaaacgttgacagacTCTTCGACACCGCCAAGACGGCCGTCAAGCAAATGGCGGTACcgctttttgacgttacggtgtcaattaccgttatctaggaaaccgcgccatattgtttacataaacaacgttctagtgacgtcattcaccgctgtattatggccgctacatgatggcaccgcttttggaggaaaccagagctttacTGTTTGTTTATACCATTGATTTCAGAAGCGCCCCGTTTATACAGTTAAATTGACTTGTCTGAGATGATTTCTGCACGTTTCATTGTTAGTAGAGAAAGAACCAGCGAGGGTCTGACCTccgttattttttaaaagctgaaAGTATGTTCGCATtgttcccaacacagggaggaacgaccagcgattatgaagtttggatcatggtagctTTAGCAGATAACAGGCAACAAAGAGgcataaaatctttcgtcaaagtataaaatatattttttttatatttacttcgCAATGgtattaaaaatcacgtcatgcattgccagacacccttaaattttaatatgtCTTTGTACATATATCAAATAGAGAATATAGGTTTGATTCTATAACCGACGTAACTGATGTTCTAATGGTATATTCCTAGTACCGCATATCTGCACCCTACATACTATGCATATGCTCTTTAATTTACATATGCATATACTAACCTACTTATCATTTTGCAGCAACGCAAACAAACTTTGCTTTGGGTGCGTCGTCGGCGCAATTTGCACCTGCATCTATGATTGTTAACCGCAGAGCTCCAGGTAAAACACATAATCTTGTATATTATTAGAACGCAACATACAAACAAGAGCTAATTTTCATATGATTCTATTTTCTGTGTACTAAATGAAACCGGAACATGGCTCCTCAATAGATTTATGCCACACCTTACTTATATTTTGTGAAACACCAGGGAAAGGTGTTCAACACCGCTCTCAAGAGGTGTAAATAAGGATCTTAAATAAGGTATTAATTTTACGAAACGCGCGTAGCAGAAGCGCTACTACGTAGCACCGTTGGAGAAGTTCTACTGCGTAGGTGAGTTAGAGAGGTACTACTGCGTTGATGCATCGTAGATGTGTTACTGCGTCGGCGAGTCAGGGAAGTGGCTCTACAGGGCCGCGTCGTAGTAGTGCTACTTCGTAGCCGCATCGTAGAAATGCTACTACGTAGCCGAGTCAGAGAAGTGATGCTGCGTAGCCGCGTCATACCAATGCTACTGCCTGTCGACGTCGCGCGCTGAAGTATGACGTGCTACAGGAGGGTTATGAGTGTAACAATCTGTTTATAGATGTTATTAGTCGTTCATCGGCTTCTAATTACCAAACttcaataaagaaaattttaaaaataaggtgGTGGATAtgataaataacttctaaaaaaaattaaaaatggaaattGATTAAATGTTATTATCGCCTTACTTTGggtcaataattaaaaatagtatGTGTGGATTccgcaaaaaaaatgttatgtgtATTTCGATGCGAAAATATCACGTGTTGTCCATGAGCTATTTTAAACTGACAAGATTTGTcctttttaaatcaattttctTGGAGTTGTTCCTCCTAATTTTCGGCATATCTTTTCCTTTGTAAAGGTTAGAATAACATGAAGTTTATtccatttaaatttaatttaaatcaattaaaacAGATATTCAGATCTTTCAAAAGCCAGGCAAAAATCCAAGTAGTCTGGGTTTTAGTTTTGaccttaattttgttttgtttttatgtagCTCTCTCGAAAGCTGCGCCAGCTAGGGCAGCTACTCCAGCTGTGTTGTCGAAGCAAAAAGCTGTATCAGTTGCCGATGGAGTAACTGCTTCCCCAACTGCGCCGTCTGTGCAAGGTTCGCCAGTCGCGTCTCTTGCACCACCTGCACCTGCGGTTTCGCCTGGAGCAGATTATCATCTGGAAGAGTTTATGTGGACGACAGCGATACTTGACAACACCGCTGACGCACTAGTAATTGACGACAACGGGATCAAAGTTCTTAAGCTCACGAAGGATGTTAACGTAAGTAGTAGCGTCA from Maniola jurtina chromosome 4, ilManJurt1.1, whole genome shotgun sequence harbors:
- the LOC123864631 gene encoding inter-alpha-trypsin inhibitor heavy chain H4-like, translated to MSSHHSFEVTIKSTVSTEVTTPEKPIVSIKLTEMRVRSEVALRYARTSVLTHVHNPDARPQEVTFRMLLPDTAFISGFTMILDGKSYKAYVKEKEEAKKIYNQAVSQGISAAYVATKARDSNQFVVSANVEGNTTAVFDLRYEEFLERRNGLYNHDINLHPGTLVPKLEVVVHIRESQKITKLHVPEIRTGNEVDATEEDRQNSKAVIVRGADKGEITITFTPDLEEQKRLAEIYVEKTKEKSSPGRNTSDKENKRDSTALGQFVVQYDVEQSNNGEIFVNEGYFGHFFAPSSLYPLSKYVVFVLDTSGSMMGRKIEQLHSAMNAILSDLNPNDRFSMVEFNYGVTVHDLNKTDQAAPTRSPIILNPNVNSLNTSVTLVPPFIASPENIAKAKVIVSKLKASGGTNIYDALDVALNLVIKGVDLETEKDLISEESDCDVGYYYDDLLEEYYELEPVIIFLTDGEPTVAETNTNRIISYITEKNSGDNRASLYSLAFGESADRAFLRKLSLRNEGFMRHIYEAADAALQLHHFYRQVSSPLLSHVQFFYPQEQIKEETVSRNRFRVINAGSEVVVVGQIEEDATEITPQVTGFYGSENGLGRIRYEVFPRVPVKCRKDNYLPLERMWAHLTIKQLLDLRDAGDDQSTNATSAAEKQALALALKYEFVTPLTSLVVVKPNATNSVDVESVDKLPTQTNFALGASSAQFAPASMIVNRRAPALSKAAPARAATPAVLSKQKAVSVADGVTASPTAPSVQGSPVASLAPPAPAVSPGADYHLEEFMWTTAILDNTADALVIDDNGIKVLKLTKDVNPPKEAGGDGECLNRLPLAAQAAAGVNATSVCVYLTRCNAARNITPEEYRDSCCFINNRFAGVCCPKNEVDII